Proteins encoded by one window of Arachis hypogaea cultivar Tifrunner chromosome 1, arahy.Tifrunner.gnm2.J5K5, whole genome shotgun sequence:
- the LOC112803196 gene encoding legumain codes for MAIAYSFLSSSWSWMLLFFFLLLFLNMQGKASRLNSFYDSVIRLPSESESESAENDEVGGGTRWAVLVAGSSGYGNYRHQADVCHAYQLLIKGGLKEENIVVFMYDDIANNDLNPRPGIIINHPHGQDVYAGVPKDYTGENVTTHNLYAVILGDKSKVKGGSGKVINSKPDDRIFIYYADHGGPGVLGMPNTPNLYAMDFIDVLKKKHASGGYKKMVIYVEACESGSIFEGILPKDINIYVTTASNAQEASWGTYCPGMDPSPPPEYITCLGDLYSVAWMEDSESHNLKRESVQQQYQSVKERTSNFNNYELGSHVMEYGDTHVKPEKLYLYHGFDPATVNFPSLNGMLGAPVDVVNQRDADLIFMWQMYKRSEDEPEKKREIMKQIAETTKHRNHLDGSVKLIGVFLYGPAKNSVIESVREPGLPLVEDWTCLKSMVRVFETHCGSLTQYGMKHMRAFANICNSGVSKASMEEACMAACGGYYAGHLHPSKFGYSA; via the exons ATGGCGATTGCATACTCTTTTCTTTCATCATCATGGTCATGGATgctgttgttcttcttcttgttgctgTTTCTGAATATGCAGGGTAAAGCGTCGAGGCTGAACTCGTTCTATGACTCGGTGATTCGGTTACCCTCCGAGTCAGAGTCAGAGTCAGCAGAAAATGATGAAGTTGGTGGTGGAACCCGATGGGCTGTTCTAGTAGCTGGCTCAAGCGGATACGGCAATTACAGGCACCAA GCAGATGTGTGCCATGCGTATCAGTTGCTAATAAAAGGTGGACTCAAAGAAGAAAACATAGTTGTGTTCATGTATGATGACATAGCCAACAACGACTTGAATCCAAGGCCtggaatcatcatcaaccatccTCATGGTCAAGATGTCTATGCTGGCGTCCCCAAG GATTACACAGGTGAGAACGTGACAACTCATAATTTATATGCGGTAATTCTTGGGGACAAGAGTAAGGTGAAAGGTGGAAGTGGCAAAGTAATAAACAGCAAACCTGATGATAGGATATTTATATATTATGCTGATCATGGAGGCCCAGGTGTTCTTG GGATGCCAAACACTCCAAACCTTTATGCCATGGATTTTATTGACGTCTTGAAGAAGAAGCATGCATCTGGAGGTTACAAGAAGATG GTTATATACGTGGAAGCTTGTGAAAGTGGGAGCATATTTGAGGGTATATTGCCAAAGGATATAAACATTTATGTGACAACTGCATCAAATGCTCAAGAGGCTAGTTGGGGAACTTATTGTCCTGGCATggatccttctcctcctcctgaaTACATCACTTGCCTTGGGGATTTGTATAGTGTTGCTTGGATGGAAGACAG TGAAAGTCACAATCTAAAGAGGGAATCGGTGCAACAACAATACCAATCG GTGAAGGAACGGACCTCAAATTTTAACAACTACGAGCTTGGTTCCCATGTGATGGAGTACGGTGATACACACGTCAAACCGGAGAAGCTTTATCTGTACCATGGTTTTGATCCTGCCACAGTCAACTTTCCTTCTCTTAATGGAATGTTAGGAGCACCCGTGGATGTTGTTAATCAGAGAGATGCAGACCTGATCTTCATGTGGCAAATG TATAAGAGATCAGAAGATGAAccagaaaagaagagagagatcaTGAAGCAGATTGCAGAGACAACAAAGCACAGGAATCATTTAGACGGTAGCGTAAAATTGATCGGAGTATTTCTTTATGGTCCAGCAAAAAATTCAGTAATAGAATCCGTGAGGGAGCCCGGTCTGCCCCTTGTTGAAGATTGGACATGCTTAAAATCAATG GTTCGAGTGTTTGAAACTCACTGCGGATCGCTGACTCAGTATGGCATGAAACACATGCGAGCATTCGCCAACATTTGTAACAGTGGCGTTTCTAAGGCCTCAATGGAGGAGGCTTGTATGGCAGCTTGTGGTGGCTATTATGCAGGGCACTTACATCCATCAAAATTCGGTTATAGTGCATGA